From the Dunckerocampus dactyliophorus isolate RoL2022-P2 chromosome 12, RoL_Ddac_1.1, whole genome shotgun sequence genome, one window contains:
- the dhx34 gene encoding probable ATP-dependent RNA helicase DHX34 produces MDVDGRVHSRSWDWDSPHCRAQLDDIFFRPSDYIQAGSPEHKDFWAFFDRFQRFKLKRDMCGPGPSPEGSRARVQTGSLDLPKEYDARYRINVSVCTRDIEERLGRSHPNHRRDPSGLSSQVISDFRLALLHFLDFSQRQSFGKLAKLRREQKNLPIFQYRDRIVEMVRRHPVVVVAGDTGCGKSTQVPQYLLSAGFTNIACTQPRRIACISLAKRVSYESLNQYGSKVGYQIRFETTRTTATKLIFLTEGLLLRQIQQEKTLDQYQVLIVDEVHERHLHCDFLLGVLRTLLAERPDLRLLLMSATINIKLFSDYFGGAPVLQVPGRLFPIQVIYQPVPPEEQPSRSEKMDPRPYLRILQGIDQRYPPEERGDLLVFLSGVAEIGTIQEACQVYATHTRRWIVLPLHSTLSLAQQDKVFDIAPPGVRKCIISTNIAETSVTIDGVRFVVDSGKVKEMSFDPKAKMQRLQEFWISRASSEQRKGRAGRTGPGVCYRLYAESDYDAFASYPVPEIHRVALDSLVLQMKSMGLGDPLSFVFIDPPPAASIQTAITYLKEQGALDHHSELTSIGSLLAQLPVDVVIGKMLVLGSLFNLVEPVLTVAAALSVQSPFLRSSQHNPDCTTARQPLHCNQGDPFTLLNTFNAWVEVKGERGGGSRKWCRRRGLEEQRLYEMVNLRRQFKELLRSHGLLEGDDDGSGGSTLEGGDRQQRRERLTERRKLHQMKRDHEQQEGTKRKVLRLEEGQEGAFSSGSDTDEVGRRRSRKKNKEESGANVDIQEVKFKLRHNVSELQDAVSASQDLSSRQQALLKLLLCRGLYPQLALPDEHNATRKDTEQVFHTKNKQGIVIHPTSVFASDPEVLHVPQDDVRDVGPDRRDSSKHQLLAFVTLLETNRPYLSNCVRVPALQALLLVANTVDSNADCSRLVVDGWLELQLKEPEEALKVLSNALSLRTEWERLLLAQLGQSPTGVSRKATDKLSERLVRFLLYNEISYSLQRLSALQTQNLYVGPQPESDASLGTTASVTPLFLGAEAKPDPVKGGLRVTSFFTYNCLADSRDLYSECLRTFWNCPHCDLYMPLTPLERMQHETTCRPAGEQQQDEGEDGRKPISSSSARSSLSRVYHCDVCNEDLNLTSTEILKHKRQHMYSANSIQ; encoded by the exons ATGGATGTAGATGGGAGGGTCCACAGTCGGTCTTGGGACTGGGACAGTCCGCACTGCCGAGCCCAGCTGGATGACATCTTCTTCCGTCCGAGCGACTACATTCAAGCTGGCAGTCCGGAACACAAAGACTTCTGGGCCTTCTTTGACCGCTTCCAGAGGTTTAAGCTAAAGAGGGACATGTGTGGACCCGGTCCCAGCCCTGAAGGGAGCAGAGCCAGAGTTCAGACTGGGTCTTTGGACCTCCCTAAGGAGTATGACGCTCGCTACCGTATCAACGTGTCAGTGTGCACCAGAGACATCGAGGAGCGACTTGGAAGATCTCATCCCAACCACAGGCGAGACCCATCAGGTCTAAGTTCTCAGGTGATCTCGGACTTCCGCCTGGCCCTCCTCCACTTTCTGGACTTCAGCCAGAGGCAGAGCTTCGGCAAGCTGGCCAAGCTGCGCCGGGAGCAGAAGAACCTGCCCATCTTCCAGTACCGAGACCGCATAGTGGAGATGGTGAGGCGGCacccggtggtggtggtggctggCGACACAGGATGCGGGAAGTCCACTCAGGTGCCCCAGTATCTCCTCTCTGCCGGATTCACAAACATAGCCTGCACCCAGCCCCGACGTATTGCCTGCATTTCCCTGGCCAAGAGGGTCAGCTATGAAAGTCTCAACCAGTACGGCTCAAAG GTGGGCTACCAGATCCGCTTCGAGACCACGCGGACCACCGCCACCAAGCTGATCTTCCTGACAGAGGGCCTGCTCCTCAGGCAGATCCAGCAGGAGAAGACGCTGGACCAGTACCAGGTGCTGATTGTGGACGAGGTGCACGAGCGACACCTGCACTGTGACTTCCTGCTGGGCGTCCTGCGTACCCTGCTGGCCGAGCGCCCCGACCTGCGCCTCCTCCTCATGTCGGCCACCATCAACATCAAGCTCTTCTCCGACTACTTTGGCGGCGCTCCTGTGCTGCAGGTGCCAGGCAGGCTCTTCCCCATACAG GTGATCTATCAGCCCGTCCCACCGGAAGAGCAGCCGTCCCGCTCGGAAAAGATGGACCCTCGGCCTTACCTGCGCATCCTGCAGGGCATCGATCAGCGCTACCCGCCGGAGGAGCGCGGCGACCTGCTCGTTTTCCTCAGCGGCGTGGCCGAGATCGGCACCATCCAGGAGGCATGTCAGGTTTACGCCACGCACACGCGCCGCTGGATCGTGCTGCCACTGCACAGCACGCTTTCCCTGGCTCAGCAGGACAAG GTGTTTGATATAGCGCCACCTGGTGTCAGGAAGTGCATCATCTCTACCAACATCGCAGAGACCTCAGTCACCATCGATGGAGTACGCTTTGTTGTGGACTCCG gcaaGGTGAAGGAGATGAGTTTTGACCCCAAGGCCAAAATGCAGCGCTTGCAGGAGTTCTGGATCAGCCGAGCAAGCTCGGAGCAGAGGAAAGGTCGCGCTGGCCGCACGGGCCCCGGGGTGTGCTACCGCCTCTACGCCGAGTCCGACTATGACGCCTTTGCTTCGTACCCCGTGCCCGAGATCCACCGGGTGGCGCTAGACTCGCTGGTCCTGCAG ATGAAAAGCATGGGCCTCGGAGATCCGCTTTCTTTTGTCTTCATCGATCCTCCTCCCGCTGCCAGCATTCAGACCGCAATTACCTACCTCAAGGAGCAGGGGGCGCTGGACCACCACAGCGAGCTGACCTCTATTGGGAGTCTGCTGGCTCAACTGCCGGTCGACGTCGTCATCG GGAAGATGCTGGTGCTGGGCTCCTTGTTCAACCTGGTGGAGCCCGTGTTGACAGTGGCTGCCGCCCTCAGCGTCCAGTCGCCATTCCTGCGCAGCTCCCAGCACAACCCCGACTGCAccaccgcccgccagcccctgCACTGCAACCAGGGAGACCCCTTCACGCTGCTCAACACCTTCAATGCCTGGGTGGAG GTGAAGGGCGAGCGAGGCGGCGGTTCCAGAAAGTGGTGCCGGCGGCGAGGCCTGGAGGAGCAGCGTCTCTATGAGATGGTCAACTTGCGCCGACAATTCAAG GAGCTGCTGAGGAGCCACGGCCTGCTGGAAGGTGACGACGATGGCAGCGGAGGCAGCACCTTGGAGGGCGGCGACCGCCAGCAGCGCCGCGAGCGTCTGACGGAGAGGCGGAAGCTTCATCAGATGAAGAGGGACCACGAGCAGCAGGAGGGCACCAAGCGGAAAGTCCTCCGTCTGGAAGAGGGTCAGGAAGGAGCGTTTTCCTCTGGATCCGACACGGACGAGGTGGGAAGAAGGAGAAGCAGGAAGAAGAACAAGGAGGAGTCCGGAGCGAACGTAGACATCCAG GAAGTGAAGTTCAAGCTACGTCACAACGTGTCGGAGCTTCAGGATGCCGTCAGCGCCAGTCAGGACCTGTCGTCCCGCCAACAAGCGCTCCTCAAGCTGCTGCTGTGTCGGGGGCTCTACCCGCAGCTGGCTCTGCCCGACGAGCACAACGCGACCCGCAAGGACACCGAGCAG GTGTTCCATACCAAGAATAAGCAGGGAATCGTCATCCATCCCACCAGCGTGTTTGCCAGCGACCCCGAGGTGTTACACGTGCCTCAGGATGACGTCCGGGACGTGG GACCAGACAGACGAGACAGCAGCAAACATCAGCTGCTGGCCTTCGTCACCTTGCTGGAGACCAACAGGCCCTACCTGTCCAACTGCGTGCGTGTTCCTGCGCTGCAG GCTCTGCTGCTGGTGGCCAACACGGTGGACAGCAATGCAGACTGCTCTCGGCTGGTGGTGGACGGCTGGCTGGAACTGCAGCTGAAGGAGCCAGAGGAGGCCCTCAAGGTGCTGTCCAACGCTCTCAGCCTCAGGACCGAGTGGGAGCGCCTCCTGCTGGCCCAGCTGGGGCAAAGTCCCACCGGCGTGTCCCGCAAAGCCACAGACAAGCTGAGCGAGCGTCTGGTCCGCTTCCTGCTGTACAACGAG ATCAGCTACAGCCTGCAGAGGCTCTCAGCCCTCCAGACACAGAACCTGTACGTCGGACCTCAGCCTGAGTCAGACGCGTCTCTCGGCACCACGGCGAGCGTCACTCCGCTGTTTCTGGGCGCTGAAGCCAAGCCCGACCCCGTGAAGGGGGGCCTGCGCGTCACCAGCTTCTTCACCTACAACTGTCTAGCC GACTCCAGAGACCTGTACAGCGAGTGCCtgcggaccttctggaactgtCCCCACTGTGACCTCTACATGCCACTGACCCCTCTGGAGCGCATGCAGCATGAGACCACCTGCAGGCCAGCGGGGGAACAGCAGCAGGACGAAG GGGAAGATGGCAGAAAGccaatctcctcctcctccgcccgCTCCAGCCTAAGCAGAGTTTACCACTGTGACGTCTGCAATGAAGACCTGAACCTCACGTCCACGGAGATCCTCAAGCACAAAAGGCAGCACATGTACTCTGCTAA
- the spred3 gene encoding sprouty-related, EVH1 domain-containing protein 3, translating into MEGDVRVRAVVMTRDDSSGGWVPLGGGGLSHVVICKGRSNNGRGRREHVIRGERLRDRAPVLECAVQRGLVYNKVNPIFHHWRVDERKFGLTFQSPADAISFEKGLQVVLDKLDRGSDSPSSSTPEEADTEDDGQASHTGSESSSNSRKEMLPKPITIVTSESSATCFVRTEDFSFGSGGSTQTPAQIHTRPGQHQLSQMTAALNPPAPPPPPPAPPSPPAGPPTSSPLSPLSPTISLLEEGDLRSVDPCKDLWGSRGYEDYRRAGATRTMVGGLTGGVVVGSGGSHQDKSELCVVRFEKELSGVGTAGCDVTVSLDSKAAQRLSSSSPTCMSIPNAVSGVSSGAGSPQETGKGSPSPCCIHTSLATPRSRTRKRGGGSGGDPGAISPDDDSPCPQASSSCSSRCVYCRSVFSASENGRGRCRDAPDPALHCLRQWTCVWCAESLLYHCMSDSEGEFWEPCSCDDSMGGHPHPLCCARWLALVALSLFVPCMCCYLPLRACLRCGERCGCCGGKHKAVR; encoded by the exons ATGGAGGGCGA CGTGCGTGTTCGCGCGGTGGTGATGACACGTGACGACTCCAGCGGCGGTTGGGTGCCACTCGGGGGTGGCGGCCTCAGTCACGTGGTCATATGCAAGGGGCGGAGCAACAACGGCCGGGGGCGGAGAGAGCACGTCATACGCGGGGAGCGGCTGCGAGACCGGGCG CCGGTGCTGGAGTGCGCCGTCCAGAGGGGGCTGGTCTACAACAAGGTCAACCCCATCTTTCATCACTGGCGAGTGGATGAGCGCAAGTTTGGCCTCACCTTCCAGAGTCCCGCCGACGCCATCTCCTTCGAAAAGGGTCTGCAAGTCGTCTTGGACAAGCTGGACCGAG GCTCCGACTCTCCCTCGTCATCCACACCAGAGGAGGCAGACACTGAAGATGACGGCCAAGCT TCCCATACAGGAAGTGAGTCGTCGTCCAACAGCAGGAAGGAGATGCTCCCCAAACCCATCACCATAGTGACCAGCGAGTCATCTGCCACCTGCTTCGTGCGGACGGAGGACTTCAGTTTCGGATCCGGTGGGAGCACGCAGACGCCTGCTCAG ATCCACACCAGGCCGGGACAGCACCAGCTCTCGCAAATGACCGCTGCGTTGAACCCCCCAGCGCCACCGCCCCCCCCACCTGCTCCACCATCCCCTCCAGCGGGCCCCCCGACCTCGTCGCCTCTGTCCCCCCTCTCACCCACCATCTCCTTGCTGGAAGAGGGGGACCTACGCAGTGTGGATCCCTGCAAGGACCTGTGGGGGTCCAGAGGGTATGAGGACTATCGGCGAGCCGGGGCCACCAGGACTATGGTCGGGGGGCTGACCGGGGGCGTGGTGGTGGGCAGCGGGGGGAGTCACCAGGACAAGTCAGAGCTGTGCGTGGTCCGCTTTGAGAAAGAGCTGTCCGGGGTGGGGACGGCGGGCTGTGACGTCACCGTGAGTTTGGACAGCAAGGCCGCCCAGCGTCTGTCCTCATCCTCGCCTACCTGCATGTCCATCCCCAACGCTGTGTCCGGCGTGTCCTCAGGGGCCGGCTCCCCCCAGGAGACCGGCAAAGGTTCCCCCTCGCCCTGCTGCATACACACCTCCCTGGCAACGCCTCGATCGCGGACTCGTAAAAGGGGAGGAGGGTCCGGAGGAGACCCCGGGGCCATCTCCCCCGATGATGACAGCCCATGTCCTCAGGCGTCGTCATCGTGCTCGTCCCGCTGCGTGTACTGCCGCTCCGTGTTCAGCGCCTCGGAAAACGGGCGGGGCCGCTGCAGGGACGCCCCGGACCCGGCCCTGCACTGCCTGCGCCAGTGGACCTGTGTGTGGTGCGCAGAGAGCCTGCTCTACCACTGCATGTCGGACTCCGAGGGGGAGTTCTGGGAGCCGTGCTCGTGCGATGACTCCATGGGGGGCCACCCGCACCCCCTCTGTTGTGCCCGCTGGTTGGCCCTCGTGGCCCTGTCGCTCTTTGTGCCCTGCATGTGCTGCTACCTGCCTCTGCGCGCCTGCCTGCGCTGCGGCGAGAGGTGTGGTTGCTGCGGGGGGAAGCACAAAGCGGTCCGATGA